The genome window GCGCGTTTCGTTTTCGAGGGCCGATGGGCCAAAACGGCAGGTCGAGGATGCATAGACCAAAACACCAGCGGCGGTGCAGAGGAGGAAGCCCAGCACCCCGATCCCGGCTGGCAAGCCATACGGTTGCTGCCTGTAAACCAAGTTAGCCGGTGAACCGACCGTGATTATCTCAACCCGGATTTCCCAGATGACACTTGCGGTGGCGTGCAATGAGGTGACGGTTCCCGCGATGAATACAGGCAAAAATGAACCTCAGGCCGCTGAACTCCGGACAATCCAATGGGTGAAGCACGCAAGGGGGCGTTGCGGGTCGGTTTTGACAGCCAGATCAAGCTGGAGTTCCACGGCGCATCCGTTACCGCTGACGCAGGACTGGTCGCGCACCGCGAACTCGATGAAGCGCTGGGACTGACGGCGCTGGCGGACGAATTGTTCCGTGATCGGTGCGAAGGTGGTGCGTCACTCGAAATACGTGTTCTTCCAGATGGCCGAGGTGGCGGTCCCGCGCAAACTCTTCGCCGCCATCCTGGATCGCATCCGGCGCCTGCGTGTCGTGCCCGCCATGGTGCCTGCATGATGTTCCCACCAGCACGTCAGAACGGCTCCCGCTGCAATGGTCGTCGGGGATGCCCTGCGCCGACCACAAGAAACGAGGTCGAGAAGCCGCCCTGGCACGCGTTGGAGGTGCCGTTTCAGCCCGGAAGACCCGAAAAAACTCGAAAGTGGGGTAGCCGCAACGGGGGGGCGCTATTACAGTATAGAATACGGCTCGGCGGCGTAGCCGGGCAAGGTCAAATGAGAAATGTCGGGTCAGTAATCCTAGGCGCGTAGGCGTCCTGACGGAGGGAAAAACATGCACACGGTCAAAACTCTCGTATGGGCGGCTCTGGCTGCGGCGCCGGGCGCTGTCCTGGCTGCGCCGCTGTACCAGCAGGATTTCGAGGTCGATTCCAGTGCGAGCTGGATCGTGAACAAGGGGCCCGCCACCACCGATGAGGCCCACGATTTCTTCTTCGACTACAGCACGGTGGGCATTCCCGCCGCCCCGAGCGGCGCGGGCACCCGGGGCGTGAAGCTGCAGGCCAATCAGAGCAGCGGCGTCTTCGGCGGCATGAGCGTCTCACCCATGGGCCAGAGTTTCGCGGGCGATTACGAGGTCACGTTCGACTGGTGGGAGAATTTCAACGGCCCGTTCCCGGTGGGCGGCAGCGGCTCGACGCAACTGGGAACCTTCGGGCTCGACACCAGTGGAACGGTGGCTCAGTGGCCGGGCGGGACGCAGGACAGCATCTGGTTTGGCGCGACCGGCGATGGCAATTCGTCGAGTGACTGGCGGGCGTATTCGCCCACGGCGCCCACGCGTTACACGGATACGGCTGCGGGCATCTATGCAGCCGGCGCGGTAGCGGGCAGCAGCAATGGCAGCAATGCATACTATTCCAGTTTCGGAAACGTCGCCGCCCCTGCGGCGCAGAGCGCGCTTTTCCCGCAACAAAGCGGCAACACGCTGGTCGGCTCAGCCGGCATGGAGTGGCACCGGGTCTCCATCAAGAAACAGGGTGGCAGCGTGACCTGGACGGTCGATGGCATTCTGATCGCGACGGTTCCCGTCGGGGACGATACCGCGCTCACGGGGAACAACATCTTCTTCGGGCGTTCCGACACCAATGCGACGTCCTCGACCGACGTTAACGATGTGAATCTTCTGTTTACGCTGATCGACAACGTCGTGGTCACGCCGGAGCCGGCGTCGCTCGCGCTGCTGGCGATGGGCGGGCTGGCGCTGCGGTGTCGCCGTCGATAAAAGATCACCTTGGCTACGGGTTCACCCGTGGGCCGCGAGTAGAGACTCGCGGCCCTCTTTTGCAGGTGCGGGCGGTCACTTCGGCTGCGGAACAATGCGCAGATACGGCCGGGGGGCTTTCCGGCCGGCGGGACACTTCTTTTGGCGTCTTCGTCGGAGACGGCGGGCAGAATGATGACGTCGTCACCGGGTTGCCGGTTCGCATACCTGTGTCGCTGGCATGTTCCGCCCGACCACTTGGCCCCCGAGATGACCGCAGAACTGCGCGTGTT of Phycisphaerae bacterium contains these proteins:
- a CDS encoding PEP-CTERM sorting domain-containing protein → MHTVKTLVWAALAAAPGAVLAAPLYQQDFEVDSSASWIVNKGPATTDEAHDFFFDYSTVGIPAAPSGAGTRGVKLQANQSSGVFGGMSVSPMGQSFAGDYEVTFDWWENFNGPFPVGGSGSTQLGTFGLDTSGTVAQWPGGTQDSIWFGATGDGNSSSDWRAYSPTAPTRYTDTAAGIYAAGAVAGSSNGSNAYYSSFGNVAAPAAQSALFPQQSGNTLVGSAGMEWHRVSIKKQGGSVTWTVDGILIATVPVGDDTALTGNNIFFGRSDTNATSSTDVNDVNLLFTLIDNVVVTPEPASLALLAMGGLALRCRRR